From the genome of Denticeps clupeoides chromosome 17, fDenClu1.1, whole genome shotgun sequence:
tcccacttactaccattgtgtccctgagcaggacacttaaccctgagtgtctccgggggggggactgtccctgtaactactgattgtaagacgctctggataaggccgtctggtaaatgcagtaaatgtaaatcatgttCTACaatgcatcgatgcagaatagtccacacacacacacacacacgggcgtTGAAGTGAATCTcgtaatcgatgcatcacaTACCCGCAGACTCGTTGGCCGTGGGGCTGAACAGGCAGAGGCTGAAGTGGGCATCAGCGgagctctgcagcagcagggTCTGGCAGTACTCCATGATATTAGCACAGATCTGGCAAACAGATTCATCTGTCACACGAGGCCATACTGGTGATTTTAGAACCGAGGTGTGGAGCTACGTTTCTGCTACGATTATAAGGCCAATTATcgaattaaatattttttccccacaattaaatttattatatatacaatgCAAGATGAAGAGTATGACACATTATTAATTTAGTGCCCTGGAAATATACAGCAGGTTAAACTGGGCCGCTTTTTTCCGTATGGATTTAGAATTCGTAATTCATCTCGCTCTCGcctgtgtggtacctgctgcaTGGCCGCCTCCATCTCCTCTCGGCGCTCAGCTGGGTCGCCGGGACCCGCCCCCTCCTCCATCTGCTTCAGCAGCCGCACGCGCTCCGTCCCGACCAACCGGCCaagcagagacagacagagccGCTACGCCCGGGGCAGGAAACCGAGGGTTAAtagtaatatgaatattatgtcTGAACAACTTTGCTCACCATTCAAAActatattttcttttgtatgtgtgtgtgatatatatatatatatatatatatatatataaatttaaaatgtaatattcacaTTAAATCTGAACAAATTTACTCCCCTCTCGAAACTATCATTCGCAGTGATGGTCTTTCAAAGGCTTTGCTAAATTTTTTAATGGTGCTCGCTTTGATAGGGACAAATTTGAATCACTTCGTGCATCTGTCTCATCctgctcttgctttttacattttctagcaaaCTTGGTGTGTCTCTCATGTAAACTTGGGGTCCCCCGGGAGGCCGGGGAGGGGCTGTGAATATAATAATGGAAAATCACCATTCGATAACATTTCGAAAAAGATGACTTGATACCTGGAATCTGCTGACATGGCCCTGGAACTCGACCATGGCTGTGCTGTTGATGTCACCCATCTCCAGAACAcctgtcacatacacagtaaaCCGGGCTATAGGCCAGCACATGCATGTTTgggtgatgctgctgctgaacgTGGGGCTGGGCAATATGGCCAAAAAAAAGGCGTTCTCTCTGCCTCTCATCCCGTCGCGTTCGTGCATCTCTCAACTGCATGATGTACATGCTAGTCCCTCTCCGGCATGCTCGTTTCatggatatttatttaattcgAGGGCATcggataaaaacacacacaaattcgaGGTGAAATTTTCTCGGCCAATCGCCCATAATCGTATAATTGTGTGGTGTGGATTTCTAACGCACCAGGCAGTGCAGTCTTGCTGATGATGCCTGTGATGAGAGAGAGCTCCTGCAGGGCTCCCATATTCAAGTCCTGTGTGCGCATGATGGTCTGGATGGTGTCTGCATGAACAATTATCCACTGCAAGACctgcacatacacaaaacacacaacattgtATAGTAACTGTTCAGAAAAATGGATGTTGCTCTTGATCTAAATaaacccataaaacattttaaaaaataaaaaaaacagatgttacctgtgctgccccctgctggtggtGGGTGGCAGTGGAGGTCAGGATGCCCTGCAGCAGCCGGAGTGCCGGCAGCAGGATCTGTCTGTACCGGTCCAGAGGAGACGGAATAAATCCTGAGCAGTCCCTCGGTCCAAACACCCTGAagacacattcattcatttgtcaggaaatcaaacacagaaagacaccctgaaaacacacattcacaatagACAAGactaattaaacaattaaaaatgccACAAGCTTTactacatttgcagcatttaccagacgtccttatccagagagacttacaatcagtaggtacagggacattccccccctggagaaactcagggttaagtgttttgctcagggacacgatggcagtaagtgggttttgaaacCTTGTGCTCTTCGACCCCTATGCGAGTATCTTACCAGTGGGGCAGTAtcttattggggcagtggtggcctagcgtgtaaggaagtggccccgtaaattagaaggttgccggttcaaatcccaacccGCCAttgtgccactgagtaaagcaccgtccccacacactgctccccgggcgcctgtcatggtgcccactgctcaccaagggtgatgttaaatacagaggacacatttcaccgtgtgcactgggtgctgtgctgtgtcacatgtgacaatcacattcactttccaactaggctactaacaccctattACATCCTTCATTAGCATTTCCTATATTAAGGCTCGTAATAAAACCTGGGCTGGGTGCCGCTGGTCCTCATACTCACCTGTGTGAGTTGCTCTCAGGGAGCATGTGGAAAACCTGACAGTCCGCCAGCTGAGCCACCAGGCCACAACGCAGAAGCTCTAGCGCCCCCTGGGGGGACTTGGCAACACGCGTCAGCAATGcctataaaacacacagacagaaataatCAGAAACACTTCAGAATGAAGGAATCATACAAGCAAAGGCGcgttctcaccatcttggactCGTATATGTACAGCGGCTTCATCAGCGGCGTTTGGGGGCCCAGCAGCGTCTGCAGCGCCGCATCGTCCTGCTTCAGACTCTCCACCAGCACGCGCAGGTAGCCGCTGTTACACAGGTACACCAGCCACTGGGACTGGCGGTCAATGGACAGGACGCGGTCCAGCACAGCCAGCGCTAGCATCTGGGCCAGAGAGAACGGGATTCGTACACGGCGACACAGGAGGTTTCAGAAGTGGAATAGcttgagggagggagggaaggtgCACACACCCTGCCGATCTCGTGCCCATCGACCGCATCTCGGCAAACCACCTCCATCAGGGTGGTGCCGTAGCTCTCGACGATCGCCAGGTTCTCCCGCTGTAGCTTGGTGAAGCCGTCCTCAGGAGCGGTCAAGCGCTCCCACATGGAGTGGCCGGCTATAGATGCAGAAACGCTTATCAGTATATGGTCAGGTCCATGAACAGAGGGACATTGTAAGTTCTAACAGTTTTGAtctatctttttttgttttttattatgaagTATTTAAATCAAAACCAGGTaaacggtgtaggaattacatcagtatatgaaagtgaagtgattgtcacttgtgatagacagcagcacatcacacggtgcacacagtgaaatgtgtcctctgcatttaacccatcaccctgagtgagcagtgggcggccatgacaggcgcccggggagcagtgtgtggggacggtgctttgctcagtggcaccttggcggatcgggattcggaccggcacgcttctgatttcggggccgctaggccagcactgccccactGAATGTCCCAATATTAATGTCCCTGACTGTAAGTCtatttgtacgtgtgtgtgtgtgttgtctgcgCACCAGTTTGCAGCGTATCTGGTTCATCGGGTTTATGGGCGATCTGCAGATAGTAGAGCAACGCCCCGTACAGGTGAGCCCGCAGTCGCTGGAAACCCCCAcctgcaaaataaatgaataaataaataatgctggTCAGCCACCGTCCCCCCCGGGAGTGTGGCCACCCACCAGTGCAGAGGATGAAGTCCAGAAGCTTCCGCAGGACAAGGTGCAGGGCGGAGTTTGCGATGGAGGCAAAGCTGGATGAGGTCACGCCATCCTGACCCGCCCCTTGCTGCTGCTCAGAGAGCACCGATTGGCTGAGGTGTGCTGTGAGGGTAAAGACCACGCCTGCCACGACTGGCATCAAATCCCCTGCTGCATCCTCTGATAACACCTGTGCACCATCAATCAAATGAGTTAAACGGCTCCACTAACAAAGATCTGAGCCCCTAAACAGTCCAGGCCACGGCCCACCTTGTCGTGCAGGTCGAGCAGCAGGTCTCGGATGATCAGCTGCCTCTGGTCGGCGGGGATTAGGTCGGTGGGGCAGGCGCTCAGGATGGTCTCCACCAGCTCGCGCCAGCTCTGCAGCACGTGGCGCTTGGCGCTGAGGCTGCGGCGCATGCGGTTCCGCTCCACGACCTGGGTCAGGATGGAATTAACCTCCTGCAAGACACATGCGAGGTCACCGTGAGCTCAGCCATTTGCACAGGAGACTAGACAAAAATTCCTACAGGACCTGGATTTAGAAGCAATAAAATATGACATGCAATGTCTATTTCAGTGTAAATGCTGATTAGCATAATCAAGGGATTTGGAACATTAAACATCTAGGGTCAGTTTGCCGTTCAAGAACTgactagtcctagactaaaagagaacttctctaagactaggcttaatccatgaatgaGAAACCGATCCATGGAATTCACTTTTAATAACTGCCCtttgaatgttttttaaataaatacatacatacataacaaATGTTATGTCTAATTACAAAGGCCTCACCTCCATTAATAAAGGCCTCTGTCCAATAGCAGCCATGCCCTGTAAGGCGTTGACCTCAGCAACCAGAACTCGGTGCAGCAGCTGGAATTCAGACGACGGAGTAAATTAAACACGGGCCGTGTAATAAACACTGGGACAAGGCAGCGAGGGAAGAGTGGCCACACCTTCACGTTGCACACCGTGTGTCCCAGTTCATTGACGTGCTCACAGTTGGACATGACCTGTTCGATCTGAGCGCGCTCGAAGAAGtccagctgcagcagctccGGCACTTCCTGGGTGAAGTCGATTGCGTCCAGGATGCTGAGCAGTTTCCTGCGCACTGGTGACATCATCGATAGAGGAGGTCACAAAACTGTTTACGCGACTCAGCTACATCACTGCAGACTAGCGGCAAATAATCACCTCAAAACCTGAAGTGcataaagtcccaggttcaaacgtAACCCTtaaccaagacacttaaccctgagtgtctccagggggactgtccccgtcactactgatgttaaggcgctctggataatggcgtctggtaaatgctgtctcTGAAATGTTGATTCCCACAACTACTGTGCAGACTGACCTTTCGAGGTTGTGTCAAACTGCAGGAAGCTGAGGGACCTTCGGTTCTCCTCCATACCCACCTCACCATCgtctgcacagacacacaaaaaaatacataaaaaaaaaacagtacaattAATCATGTGTTTATTGTTGGATTTATCCCACGTCTCCGAACACAAGTGTTACTGCAGCATTAACTAATTTTGTAGATAAAATTCTACATAACACTCTTCATGTGGAAAGGCTTAGATATTGTATGTCTGGAAATATAGATCTATTTGAAGCTTCTTGGAGGCCTCTTTTCAATCACCTGTTAAATAATTCTGATAATTGCAATGCTAATTGAAACTTTGTAGTCGTAATGTAGGTGTTAATAcacagctttttattttatgtcatcatttattttcttttctcttgttAAAGTTACCGATAGTgctgacatttgcaaacataTTTGTTCTCTATCTCTATATTTATTTCCACTCCCCCTATCACTCTTGCTATAAGTACCTTGGTGACTATATATTCATACTTGTATTTCTGTTGTCATTATTATTCACAACGTTACATtgagtaaaaatgtattactgaCGTTTTTTGCCTGTGCAGTTATGTGGTGGGCTGCTGTATTGAATCTATCTGAAGgagatgtgttttgtttttgtgattttgtatGTCTGTTAACTGGAAAATTaccacaataaatatatattaaaaaaaataattaaaaaaattctacataacatttacattacatttacatttacagcatttatcagacgcccttatccagagcgacttacaatcagtagttacagggacagtctccctggagcaatttagggttaagtgtcttgctcagggacacaatggtagtaagtgggattcgaacccgggtcttctggttcataggcgagtgtgttacccactaggctactaccataacGCATTAGCCAAGTAATTTCTAAACATTGTCGTTGCCTTTGCACACCGTGCCGTGGCTTGACCAAGCGAGTGTGAGTGTACCTAGGTGCTGGGTGTGTGGTTGATCATTGAGCAGTAGGCTCAGGAGGCGCTGTGTGTGCGAGCGCTGGCGGTTGAGCGATGTCACTCGCAGCTCAATGGCAGCCGCCTTCATCAACCACGACATCTGGTAAAGTCCGGCAATCTGGTTGCCTAGAGACAgtcacaaattattattttttttttcattcgtgCATGTGTTCAAATTAAAAGGAGCGAATCAGACTGGCCGCGGAAAGTTGGGAAGACAGACCTGGCAGTACGAAGGGCAAGTGCTGCAGCTGGGAGAACAGGAAGTCCTGACTGGTCCTCAGGTAGCGCATGGTGGGACCAGATGTCTCCGAACTCGCACAGAGCAGGTAGATCACCTGTAACAGAGAGAGAAGATGAGCCTTCACACATAACCTGCTTGGTTGCCCAGAGtagtatgtgtaagtgtgtatataTCTTTTACCTGGTAACAGAGCTCGGCCAGGTGAGGAGCCTCCTGCGTGATCTCGGGTCCTGATCGCCTCTCACTGCCCCTCCGCAGGAGACCCAGAATTGCATGCAAGCAGCTGCGTGGACAGCCAAGCACTCCTGTGTGATGGAATATTGTAAGTTATGCATAGACTCGTGTTGGGGGAagacatagggtggtagtagcctagtgggtaacacactcgcctatgaaccaatgacccaggttcaaaccccacttactaccattgtgtccctgagcaagacacttgaccctgaatgtcttcagggggggactgtcactctaactactgattgtaagtcgctctggataagggcatctggtaaaaactgtaaatgtaaatgggtgttTACTAGGGGTGTGACAGGGGAACCTCTGTTCTGGTTAGTTTTCGGTACGGTGCATAAGGTtatcttcttgtgcttgatctAAAGTGCCACGGTACGTCTTTTCAAAAGCATTTACGATACACAGTTGTTCTTTGGCTGCACGGAGGCACAACAGTGATTAAACATTAACTCGAGGGTAAGGGGCTCTCACCTACTGGCAATTACAGCTTGGCAGGCTAAACTGTAAGCGCCGATGGACTAAAGACCGTCCCTGCAAAAATCCCTGGACATTTCAGGACTAATTtcaaaatgaagagaaaaaactAAATCCCATGGACCATAACGGCATACTGGACCGTGCAGGGCAGTCTGGACTTCTGTATTTTACTGAACAACGTTGCACCGCTAGTGCTTACATGAAAAAGTTTGTGGTATATTGATGACTcgatgtgatgtttgtgtgtcttaCCAGGGTCCTGTAGGTTGGTGGAGGACACCGGCTTCGTGAACTCGTAGCCCAGCAGGTATAGAGCCAAGTTGGGGCTCTTCAGCTCCAGCGAAGTAATGAGGAGGTTCAGGATGTGGATCTGGGTGTCGTGTCTAATATGGGACACGCGTTTTGCTGGGTCGTCTCCTCCAGAATCTTGGAACGTAATCATTTCAATCGATGTTAGAGCGTAAATGTCAATAGCTCACCATATTTCTATCATAAATAAGTCCATAATCTCACCGTCTGCCTTATCCACTCCTTCCTCCGCTTCCTCGCTGTCCAAACATTCCACAAATCCAGCCATGAGCTTCTCACTGACAGCCTGCAACACAAACTCTGCTCAGACCACGGCCGACACCAGCATACACCGTGAAAAGGTGGCGCCACAGCCCGGCCGCTCCCACCTGATCGTGTGTGAAGTCCCCCACCAGGCGGCTCTGGATGTTGGGGTAGCGTGCAATGTGGCCCAGGATCTTGGCGCTCTGAAACGCAGCTTCTGGGTTGGAATTACTGTGGTACAGGTAGCTGAAAAGGATTTATATGGAATTCAGTCTTGAAcctgggagggtgtgtgtgggtgtgtgtgtattagtgcaTTAACAGAAAGGCAGTTTTGATGACACGTtacacattttttctgtttcttgcgAAAGGATTATTCTTCaccataaagtgaagtgattgtcacatatgatacacagcagcacagcacacggtgcacacagtgaaatttgtcctctgcatttaacccatcaccttgagtgagcagtgggcagccatgacaggcgctttgctcagtggcacctcaggtgcaccttggcagatcgggattcgaacctgcaaccttctgattacggggccacttccttaaccgctaggccaccactgccctaaaatgAACTGCACGGTCTATTATCTGCATTCAATAGACACAATAGACacatggtgatgatgatgcGTGCAGTGCGGACAGTAAACTGATGTGGTATGGTGGGCTTTGGAATACCAAGGGACAGCTGGAAATGGGGATGGaaactggactacactctggacttctccaaccctacaactgtaggacttttttatttttattattggacAAACtttcaccagccctgcactgacaccacttgcaggctcactctaccctggaagggggtccctctctgtatcactcgtagagtttttttcttgtgtgcagaagggtcaagtgtgttggggtgtcaactgtagggcttgtcaaagcccaatgagacatactgtatgtgattatgggctatataagaaatagtTGTTATTTAAAATGCCAAGTTGACAGCTGGGATTGCGCACGAGAAGGTGACGTCTTCAAATAACGCATAAGTcaatcggaaaaaaaaaagttgttgccctctagtgtgtgtgtgcaagtacaTACCGAGCGACGTTAGTGAGGTGGTCCGCTCTGCGGCTGTGTGTGCTGACgccctgcagcagctgctccagcGGCGTGACCAGCAGCGACGACTGGCTTTCTCTCAGCAGGTTCATGAACACCGTCTGCTTCTGCAGGGCCAGATCCAgcaaacacaggcagtgcagcaCCGCCGACTCCATCTGCGCCTTGcctacacacatttacacacacacacacacacacacacaggattgaTTTGAAAAACTGAttactaaataaataagtgtTTTAGTCAGTCCCAGGTAAATGGAGACGTTTGCTGACCAGGGACTGGCGCGTACGTGTCCAGCTGGTGGACGCCCTCGTGCAAAAGGTTGAGACACAGGGACAACATGGGAGAGTCGTTGAGCAGGTGGAACATCAGGCTGTGCCCCGGGGGCTTGTGGGCCGGGACGGTCTCACCCTGCAGCTCCAGCGTCTCGGACAGGAAGTCTGACGGCTGAGGCTCATAGTCCCTCAGCAGCTTATGGAAGACCTCCAACACCGCATTCGCCACCTCCCACTGCAGAGAGACAGGAGGAGTCACAGAGCTAAAGTCAGACGAGGAAACAAGGAAGAATTCAGTACTGATTTGTCCTTGTGGTAGATGAACACCAACACTACAGCCCTTCATGTCACGTTAAGAGGGCCTGATTGATTAATACGCAATAATAAACTATGACGACTTGTAAGAATACTTAATTACAGAATGAAATAGCAGGGAACAGAAACCTTCTCAGCAGGTCGACGGTAAGCTCTGGTAGGGAAGGGCAGGAAGACTGCGTCCCGCAGGAAGTTCAGGTACGGCTGGAACCCCGGTGCGCGAAGGCCCGCCCCCAGGTTTACAGGCAGGGCGCTCTCAACCAGAGTGCTGATGAGGTGACAGAACGCCCGCGTGAGGGGGTACTCCTCGCAGCTCGACTCGATCTCGTTCAGTTCCACCTGCACACAGAAGGGAGGCTTTTAATTACCGCGGTTAACGCGTCGGTACAGGCCAGCGGCGGCCTGGCGGACCAGTAAATCGAGGGTTGCGTGTTTTGAAAGAGTGGCTCTGAATGCACATGCATATAAACCTTGGGTCAcaggaaaatggaaaaatcGTACTAAGGTGTCATCTTTTTCCACATCTACAGGAACTGTCTGAAGTTAATGTTGGTTAAGAAATAGGTGCATTATAACAAACGGAAAAACATTGTTCTGTTGCTATGGACAATGTTGgtactcagttttttttttttttatgcactggAACATTGCAGCTAAAAATTAATTGTACCACATCTTGCTGCGATAGTGACATAGATAaccaatttagattttttttttttttttactgaaagcTACACACAACCATGTGATTAATCACAATAAATTCAcagacacaagacacacaccCTCACTTGGTCTCACGTCAGCTCAGCCTCACCTCTATGCCAGCTGCTTGTCTCTGTCCTGGTGTTCTCACCGTTTGCAAGATCTGAAGAAAGACAGCTGATTAGTTTGAAGTctttaaatggtgtgtgtgtgtgtgtgtgtgtgtgtgtgtgtgttactgaaaCGTTCTGTGCTCACCTGTGTGTACTCAAGCGACTGCCAGAGCGAGGCGGCGATCTCGGGCGACTTGGCAAACGCAGCAAGCGCATGCAACACGTGGCCTTTGAGGACCGGTGGGATGCTGCACTGCAGCAAGCCCAACATGACGACCACAGGGGTCCACTGGGGGTGTTCGCAGAGAGCCAGGCGGGCGTTCTcgctctaacacacacaatcagagcaAATCTGTTCACACGTGCATTTTAACAACACTGATGCCCTTTAAATACAGCTTCTCACACAAAATACTCGACTTAAACTGCAAATCCATACCGGATAACAGAACACGACCCACGACAGACTCACCGTATATTAGCATCATGATTTTTACACCCAAAATCCATACCGAATAACAGAACACGACCCACGACAGTCTCACCGTATATTAGCATCATGATTTTTACACCCAAAATCCATCCCAGATAACAGATCACGACCCACAACAGTCTCACCGTATATTAGCATCATGATTTTTACACCCAAAATCCATACCGGATAACAGAACACGACCTACGACAGTCTCACCGTATATTAGCATCATGATTTTTACACCCAAAATCCATACCGGATAACAGAACACGACCTACGACAGTCTCACCGTATATTAGCATCATGATTTTTACACCCAAAATCCATACCGGATAACAGAACACGACCCATGACAGTCTCATtgtatattacttttttttttacccatgtGATTATGGTGGTGAGGAGTTGCAGGAACGCAGACAGGCCATCCAGCTCTCGCTGTGTGATGCCCCTGATGGGCGTGTGTCTGTAGTGGGGTATGTGGGCGCTCGGCACATCCCTGCGCAGGTTCTCGTGGTAGAGCATGAGCGAATGGAACAGGTGTTCCCACGACACAGGGTTACCTGCCACAGCCCCTGCCAGGTTCTCTCCTGTAAAGAAcagtttgcatttatttcaattCTGTATGGGCGTTAGGGGAGTTGAAATTAagctcataatcgatgcatcgcaatgcagaaCCATAATCgattatttcataatgacgttgcttggtgattttctgccgGTGGTATAAAGATTTTTggtaaaaagtagtgccggtaatGGCCTAATCTGAGTAAGATAGGAGTATGGcctcaacatttatttcttatatagcccaaaatcacatatagtatgtctcaatgggctttgacaggccctacagttgacacccccacacttatCCACACGGACGGTCGAAATAAACACTCTCTGAACATTATACGCGTTCTATTGGCAATTCACTGGcaaaacattgcatgcagcataTATATGAGAGCATGCCAGAAATGCCAGAAAAACACCCGGTTCGGATGTCCGTCGGATGTctgccttaactctcatctcactttataattataatgtgaagtaatgtagaaacaTTGATGAAATGCATCGTGATTCACCgataattgtaatcgaatcgtattgtgagaccagtgaaggttcacgcctCTAGTGGGTGCTGAGGTAGACaggcgcacgtgtgtgtgtgtgtgtgtgtgtgtgtgtaccgtgCGGAGCTCCATTGGTCTTCAGTAAGCTAAAGCAGTAGTGTGAACACTGCGGGCCGTTAGCCAGGCCCTTCAGCATGCGCAGGTACGGGATGTAGAGAGTGGGAGGCAGCAGGTCGCCCATCTGACGCACAAATTTTGACAGAACCAcctgaaatgcacacacacagacacacacacgcgcttaTTTTACCCACTGTTGTGGTTGACAAGGTGGTTTGTGCGTGCGGCCACTTTGTGTACCTGTTTGTGGGGGGGCCTCTGTAACGCCATGCCCAGATAAGAGCCTGTGAGAGTGGTGTGCTGTAGAGACTCGGTTGGACACCAGAATTCCAGAGGAAGCTCCAGACTGAAGGGATCCTTGCTGTAGAACTCACCAATCTGCATTCACGAACAAGAAGGATTATTATGAATAGTTATAATTCATGCAAACTGCACACTAACTTTGCGTGTGCATACCATGCTGTGTCTGGGTGTGAATGTGTATATGCACTAGTGGCGTGAATTAGATTCAACTAGATTCaattaataaagtgaagtgattgtcactgtgattcacagcacagcacacggtgcacacagtgaaatttgtcctctgcatttaacccatcaccctgagtgagcagtgggcagccatgacaggtgcccaggcagcagtgtgtggtagtagcctagtgggtaacacactcgcctatgaaccagaagacccaggttcaaatcccacttactacaatcatgtccctgagcaggacacgtaaccctgagtgtctccaggggggactgtccctgtaactactgattgtaagtcgctctggataagggcgtctgataaatgccataaatgtaaacgtgtggggacggtgctttgttcaatggcggatcaggattcgaactggcaaccttctgattacggggccgcttccttaaccactaggtcaccatgGAGATTGTGGTCCACGCCTTTATTAAATCAA
Proteins encoded in this window:
- the LOC114766586 gene encoding nuclear pore complex protein Nup205-like, whose protein sequence is MAAQMAVNSGASLWGPLKELWDTVEGAIWRKQLESVHLLDLQLKKHKPQFLKLFENPSKSMEQREKVRKASTEGIAIQGQQGARLLPEQLTAEAFILSDLFDLGELAALELLLAGELQQPHFPGLTRGLVAVLLYWDGKCCVANSLRSLIQSRHGKTFTLDLSDELVSITTRFTDELIAEGLTKRILKLVSEISTTREFERLQKERGLGNEKHRKKVSDLIRECRQSLADCLFAWTCQSPLSKDDTLALIGHLEGVTAEADGALDSVNLTLLMALLYCLDMSFVEQGTEDRDDLLQAMPLLTERDYVNAVHTRLMDGQSWQLPGLQAVVRLAWSLSLRALSQLPQGSALVEYTEADEALADQALMGGVFLFLTEGILGCEGFSQEEFYARRLHALVTDFLALMPMKVKQLRNRADEDARLVHMALQMGSEPPASIRKDLEHLMILIGEFYSKDPFSLELPLEFWCPTESLQHTTLTGSYLGMALQRPPHKQVVLSKFVRQMGDLLPPTLYIPYLRMLKGLANGPQCSHYCFSLLKTNGAPHGENLAGAVAGNPVSWEHLFHSLMLYHENLRRDVPSAHIPHYRHTPIRGITQRELDGLSAFLQLLTTIITWSENARLALCEHPQWTPVVVMLGLLQCSIPPVLKGHVLHALAAFAKSPEIAASLWQSLEYTQILQTVRTPGQRQAAGIEVELNEIESSCEEYPLTRAFCHLISTLVESALPVNLGAGLRAPGFQPYLNFLRDAVFLPFPTRAYRRPAEKWEVANAVLEVFHKLLRDYEPQPSDFLSETLELQGETVPAHKPPGHSLMFHLLNDSPMLSLCLNLLHEGVHQLDTYAPVPGKAQMESAVLHCLCLLDLALQKQTVFMNLLRESQSSLLVTPLEQLLQGVSTHSRRADHLTNVARYLYHSNSNPEAAFQSAKILGHIARYPNIQSRLVGDFTHDQAVSEKLMAGFVECLDSEEAEEGVDKADDSGGDDPAKRVSHIRHDTQIHILNLLITSLELKSPNLALYLLGYEFTKPVSSTNLQDPGVLGCPRSCLHAILGLLRRGSERRSGPEITQEAPHLAELCYQVIYLLCASSETSGPTMRYLRTSQDFLFSQLQHLPFVLPGNQIAGLYQMSWLMKAAAIELRVTSLNRQRSHTQRLLSLLLNDQPHTQHLDDGEVGMEENRRSLSFLQFDTTSKVRRKLLSILDAIDFTQEVPELLQLDFFERAQIEQVMSNCEHVNELGHTVCNVKLLHRVLVAEVNALQGMAAIGQRPLLMEEVNSILTQVVERNRMRRSLSAKRHVLQSWRELVETILSACPTDLIPADQRQLIIRDLLLDLHDKVLSEDAAGDLMPVVAGVVFTLTAHLSQSVLSEQQQGAGQDGVTSSSFASIANSALHLVLRKLLDFILCTGGGFQRLRAHLYGALLYYLQIAHKPDEPDTLQTAGHSMWERLTAPEDGFTKLQRENLAIVESYGTTLMEVVCRDAVDGHEIGRMLALAVLDRVLSIDRQSQWLVYLCNSGYLRVLVESLKQDDAALQTLLGPQTPLMKPLYIYESKMALLTRVAKSPQGALELLRCGLVAQLADCQVFHMLPESNSHRVFGPRDCSGFIPSPLDRYRQILLPALRLLQGILTSTATHHQQGAAQVLQWIIVHADTIQTIMRTQDLNMGALQELSLITGIISKTALPGVLEMGDINSTAMVEFQGHVSRFQRLCLSLLGRLVGTERVRLLKQMEEGAGPGDPAERREEMEAAMQQICANIMEYCQTLLLQSSADAHFSLCLFSPTANESADAPPPAVACSRVPSLGLLLYLLKNSTADFIRYHDSHRQNLGKLQGLDQLAPEELKELCQALVSGSGAVEKLPSVQRTLLAKRRLVQLVNNRAKLLSLCSYVIETSLFVLWRHLEYYLNYCTPTDPKDSLLPGYKGSAGGRGLGLSQVTQQDLEQLQSDVAYSFSDQVQRKLLDVETLFSKGRSRCTFVQALVRRIRGLIRQHKS